CATTTAGCACCCGCTCTTCAATCCCGAAGCTCAATAAATTGCGATTGCTACTACGGTTAAAATTATAATCCGCCCCAAAGCCTAAAGCACTACGATTGTAAAAAAGACTTTGACGAAAGGCATTATTCTCAGAAACCAATAAAGTATCCTCCCTTAATTGACTAAATGGATTAAGCTCATTAAAGCCGCCTTCCAAAAGGGTTTTACGTTCTAATTGGTAAGAGCTAATCAAGGAAAATTTGCGCAGCCATGCACGATAGCCTTCATTAGCTGATTGCCAGGTACGCGGTGCTTGAATATTTAAGCTCTGGCCTAATTTCACAATGCTGGTACGGAAGAACTCAAGGTTAGGACTGAAAACCCGCACAAAGGTGGCCAAGTCGGGACTGGGGGCTATTTCAAATTCATCCAACTCACGAATACCATTGCCATTGTAATCTACATGAGTGTGGGTTCCGGTTCCAGCAGGCACCTCGATATAAGTAAAACTACGACGAGGTTCCGTTCCAGAGCCACTTTCATAAAAAGTCTGACTGCGCAGGGCTCCCTTTAAAAAGGCCTGCTGATAATCGAGGCGACTGGTTAAGCTCCTTTGCAAGGCCTGCTCCTCGGGTTGCAGAATTTGTAAGTTGCGGTAATAGGTCGATAAGGATAAGCGGCCATTACTGGGACTACGCCACACCCCTCTGCCAAAAAAGGTATAAGCATAGGTAAAGGGTTGTAAATCTTTTACCCGCACCGAATCATCAAATCTTTGTAAAAAGCCAAATTCCATGAAACTTCGATTGGTATCACCAAATCCCTGAAAGACTTGATACTCCAAGAATGAATAGGATGCCGCACTGAGGCTATCGGCGCTAAGCTCTTTTCGGTTCCATTCCCCGATCGATTTAAAACCCAACCAGGATTCATCCAACCAATAAAAACGACTGCGAATTTGCTCTCGTAAAAACTGCTCCTTTAGCTCTGGACTTTGAGTTTGGGTAAGACTTAACTTAAAATCATTGATCCAGGAGGAATCGCGATAGGCCCCATCCACACTTTGACGAAAACCTTCTTTCAAAGGGCTGTTTAAAAATTGAAATTCCGTACCAAAGTTCAGGGAATCGCGATAGTAGCGGAAAGCCAAAGCTCCATTTTGCAGCGCTCCCTGGTAATTAAGGGGCAGGTTCCAATCTCTGGCAAACTCCACTGCATAAATACGTTCGACGGTAGTAAAACCGGGATTGTTAAACTGATAGCCCGCCTTCACCTCGGCCTTTCCCTTTTTGAATTGGGGGCGATAGGCATATTCGAGCATTCCGGCCAAACCATCATCATTAGAGCGATCGCGATCCGAAAACAAATTCAAGCGGTTATTACTGGCGGCTAATTCCAGCTTCATGGATTGATTTTTTGACTTACCAAATTGCCCTTGACTCTGCCAGTTTAAGACCTGCAACCGATTGGGGGCCACCAGGGTACGTACAGGCGCATAGGATCCTTGAGACTGCCCATTTTGCGGTTCGACCCATTGAAAAACCCGACCATTAGCATTACTGGAAACCAATTTATAATCGCCCTTTCCGGCGCCTACAAAGGCAAAGCTGGCATTGAATAAAGCTTGACTGCTATCCGTTGAAAAAACCAAAACCGAATCATAGGCCAGGCTATCGATTAAACGGTATTGCACCAATCCCGGATCATAAGAAGCGGGCCTAATGGTAGAAGCAAAGGCTCTTTCCAAATCATCACCAACCGCAGCCAAAATGGCTTTTTCTTCATTGCTGAGATCGGTACCCAAAGCTTGATCCTTGCTATCTTGCTCCGTATAATATTGCACGCGATTCTGCCAGTTCTCCGACTGAAAACTGGACTCCCCATAGAGTATCGAGCGCAGGTAATTTTGTTCGGTGTATTGGAACTCTACTACAATCCGCTTATCACGAGTGATGGGCTGCAAGGCTGTAAAAGTGATTTCCCCGGCATTGTAATCAATAACATAGTCGTATTGCTGACCACGCTTTAGCAAGATCCCATCGATATACACTCTTTCGGAACCCGAAACAATGATGATAAACTGCTCGCCATTAGCTCCTTGCAATTTATAAGGCCCTTGATTGCCTTCCTGACCTTGAAAACGATTTCGGGCAAATCGGCCCCGAGCCAAAGCACCCTCTGCTTGCAATTTGAGATTCTTTTCCCCACCAGCAGAAATAGCGGTTAGCAAGCCCCCACCGGATACTCTTTTCTCGAAATTGAGGTAGGTACTGGGAGCGGGTTTAATATTGTAATCCCCAGCCCTGAGTAGGCCAAAATCCGGGTTCTCCAATTCGAGGTAAACCCGATCAAAATCACGTAATTGCTGGGTATAGCCCTCCGCTTGAACCGGCACAGTATTATCGCTAATACTGGCTCGAATCTGCGTTTGATTTCCCAAATCGCCACTCAATTGAAGGTTTAGAGCGGAGTTTAAAACTGCATCTTGATTAGAGCCCACCGAAATACTACGGCTCAAACTACCCTGCGAATTCAAAGCGCGAAAGGGACTGAAGTTTTGAGAATTGGGTAAAACCGAAAGTTCCTCTTCACTTAATTGAAAGCGCGCGCGCTCTTGGGGTAGGATCAGATTGGTATCACGCAGACTAAAATAAAGAGGCAGCTGCAGGTCAATTTGCTGATAACGAAAGAGCAGGCTATCCTCTAAGGGCGGATCAAAAAGCAAATAGGAAGGCTGGCCTGCTTTAAAGGTATACTGTGGAAAAACCGGCTCTCCGGCCGAAGTGTAAAATGTAAAGCTTTCCGGCAGCAAGGGCTTATTTCCCAAGGCCACAGAATCGCTGGGGCCAATGCTCATTTCTTGCCACTGCCCTCGTAAGGCCAGGCCCGAGAACATGCAAAGGAAGATGGGCAGAAATTTGACTAGGGCTCGGATAAAGCGTTTATTTTGCAAGGACTAACGGCAAATTTGCACATTTACGCGTTCATGAAGATTTTTTCTTACAACCTAAACGGCATTCGCGCAGCTATGCGCAAGGGATTAGTAGATTGGCTAAAAGAAGCGAATCCAGATGTATTGCTGATCCAGGAAACCAAAGCACAACCCGAGCAAATTGAACAAGAAGAATTTGAAGCCTTGGGTTACCACTGCTATTGGCACAGTGCTGAGAAAAAAGGCTACAGCGGAGTGGGCATCTTAAGCAAGCTAAAACCCGATCATATTGAAGTAGGCTGTGGAATTGATTATATCGATCAAGAAGGGCGAATCTTAAGAGCTGATTTCGGCGACCTAAGCATTATGAGCGTTTATGTACCCAGCGGCAGTAGCGGTGATGCTCGTCAGGATTTGAAAATGAAATTCCTGGGGGATTTCCAGCAATATATCCGCGATCTGCTAAAGGAAAAACCTCAGCTTATTATTGGTGGTGATTTCAATATCTGTCATACCGAAATTGACATCCACAATCCCAAAAGCAATAAAGACACTTCCGGTTTCTTACCCGAAGAACGCGCCTGGCTTAGTGAATTCTTGGAAGAAGGATTAATTGATAGTTTCCGACAGTTTCATGAGGGCGAACTTGATCGTTATTCCTGGTGGTCCTACCGCGCTAATGCACGCGCCAATAACAAAGGATGGCGTATCGATTATCAAATGGCCGGAGAAGCGCTTAAAGAGCGTTTAAGCGGGGCTGAAATTTGGCCGGACGCCATGCACAGTGATCACTGTCCGGTGAGTGTGGATATCGATTAAAGAATATTGAATTGATCGCGATCTTTTAAGAATCCGAATTTCGAACGGATTCTTTGAAGCTGGGAGTAGTAGAGTTCTACTACTTCTACGGTTTCTACGTGGGCCTGAGTTTCGGAAAGTACCGCACCTAAGGGATCATGCACGGCGGAATTACCCGAATGA
The Croceimicrobium hydrocarbonivorans genome window above contains:
- a CDS encoding porin family protein, with the translated sequence MQNKRFIRALVKFLPIFLCMFSGLALRGQWQEMSIGPSDSVALGNKPLLPESFTFYTSAGEPVFPQYTFKAGQPSYLLFDPPLEDSLLFRYQQIDLQLPLYFSLRDTNLILPQERARFQLSEEELSVLPNSQNFSPFRALNSQGSLSRSISVGSNQDAVLNSALNLQLSGDLGNQTQIRASISDNTVPVQAEGYTQQLRDFDRVYLELENPDFGLLRAGDYNIKPAPSTYLNFEKRVSGGGLLTAISAGGEKNLKLQAEGALARGRFARNRFQGQEGNQGPYKLQGANGEQFIIIVSGSERVYIDGILLKRGQQYDYVIDYNAGEITFTALQPITRDKRIVVEFQYTEQNYLRSILYGESSFQSENWQNRVQYYTEQDSKDQALGTDLSNEEKAILAAVGDDLERAFASTIRPASYDPGLVQYRLIDSLAYDSVLVFSTDSSQALFNASFAFVGAGKGDYKLVSSNANGRVFQWVEPQNGQSQGSYAPVRTLVAPNRLQVLNWQSQGQFGKSKNQSMKLELAASNNRLNLFSDRDRSNDDGLAGMLEYAYRPQFKKGKAEVKAGYQFNNPGFTTVERIYAVEFARDWNLPLNYQGALQNGALAFRYYRDSLNFGTEFQFLNSPLKEGFRQSVDGAYRDSSWINDFKLSLTQTQSPELKEQFLREQIRSRFYWLDESWLGFKSIGEWNRKELSADSLSAASYSFLEYQVFQGFGDTNRSFMEFGFLQRFDDSVRVKDLQPFTYAYTFFGRGVWRSPSNGRLSLSTYYRNLQILQPEEQALQRSLTSRLDYQQAFLKGALRSQTFYESGSGTEPRRSFTYIEVPAGTGTHTHVDYNGNGIRELDEFEIAPSPDLATFVRVFSPNLEFFRTSIVKLGQSLNIQAPRTWQSANEGYRAWLRKFSLISSYQLERKTLLEGGFNELNPFSQLREDTLLVSENNAFRQSLFYNRSALGFGADYNFNRSSNRNLLSFGIEERVLNAHRLGLRYAFDQAFVLRYQGNLEDKQNRSGNFASRNFDLQALGNTLSLSYQEGQKLTLTGAYELRDEQSSGADENTLAAQEFSLNLNYNLASEIAMQGEVAYIRNNFEGDVNSPAAFEMLQAFKPGDNLAISLTLQRTFLKNIVLSLNYSGRFSREAFAIHTGNLQVKAFL
- a CDS encoding exodeoxyribonuclease III; this translates as MKIFSYNLNGIRAAMRKGLVDWLKEANPDVLLIQETKAQPEQIEQEEFEALGYHCYWHSAEKKGYSGVGILSKLKPDHIEVGCGIDYIDQEGRILRADFGDLSIMSVYVPSGSSGDARQDLKMKFLGDFQQYIRDLLKEKPQLIIGGDFNICHTEIDIHNPKSNKDTSGFLPEERAWLSEFLEEGLIDSFRQFHEGELDRYSWWSYRANARANNKGWRIDYQMAGEALKERLSGAEIWPDAMHSDHCPVSVDID